A genomic window from Pseudomonadota bacterium includes:
- a CDS encoding Trm112 family protein, whose protein sequence is MISKELLDILACPKCKGEVKLTEKGDGLTCDQCKLLYEIKEDIPIMLIDDAKKID, encoded by the coding sequence ATGATCAGCAAGGAATTACTCGATATCCTCGCCTGCCCCAAGTGCAAAGGCGAAGTCAAATTGACCGAAAAGGGTGACGGACTCACCTGTGATCAGTGCAAACTCCTGTATGAAATTAAAGAGGATATCCCCATTATGCTCATTGATGATGCAAAAAAAATTGATTAA
- the dnaE gene encoding DNA polymerase III subunit alpha — MTEQNKSDFIHLHVHTQYSLLDGAIRFGDLMAKCKEYGMDTVTLTDHGAMFGALEFYVKAKKEGLKPIIGCEFYIAPKNRFDRNAKNSGTAAYHIVLLAMNKTGYQNLMKLASLAQLEGFYYKPRIDKEILEKYSDGLIALTACLHGEVAYLLAKENDMAAAKEAAISLKNIFGDRLYLELQENGIPEQKIANQGLKTLSQELDIKLVATNDCHYLNRQESHAHEVLLCIQTGKTIHDANRFRFSTDELYFKSPDEMKRAFAENPEAIATTIEIADRCNIELEFGDHHFPKFPLPEGETLDSMFDRQSREGLEERIIEIREKQGLSPEQEKVYSERLDMEIKVIKTMGFPGYFLIVSDFINWSKDNKIPVGPGRGSGAGSLVAYSMGITDIDPIEYGLIFERFLNIERKSMPDFDIDFCMERRGEVLEYVQRKYGGADHVAQIITYGSMKARGVIRDVGRALGIPYVDVDRIAKLIPDQLKITIKEAIEQEPRLKDAQKHDPQMGELLSVAMVLEGLPRHTSTHAAGVVISPEPMVEYLPLCKGPKGEILTQYDMKYTEMTGLIKFDFLGLKTLTVIDRALKLIQSDIKRELDISKIPMNDAKTFDLLCKGDALGVFQLESAGMRALLMNMKPELFTDLIALVALYRPGPLESGMVDQFVNTKHGKQVAVYPLPQLESILKETYGVIVYQEQVMKIANVLASYTLGDADMLRRAMGKKIPEVMNAEKGKFMAGAEKNKIPKDKAESIFDLMAKFAGYGFNKSHSAAYALIAYQTAYLKAHYPAQFMAALLSCDMNNTDKVVVYISECKDHDIEVLPPDINESDQDFTVINDRVRFGLAAVKNVGGAALDSIIEERKKDGPFRSLEEFCSRVDSRRVNRRVIESLIKAGAFDSLYIKRSQLYAILDQALDQAQAAQRDKLSGQKSLFGLLPADGIAKTASINLPDIPEWSDRDKLNFEKETVGFYITGHPLDNYRNEIKQVADSDIPGLANLHDNTPVRVGGLIKTVKDHKSKKGDAMAFITLEDTMGTLEVVVFPETYAQCAHLLSSTEPVIVQGTLKDDERGLKIIADSIDLLPEARVKYTANIRLLLQTDKISRRKLEEIKKIILHNHGPCPFSLTLHFADRGEVDIEMPGDFTVRPCTEFATGMKKLLGYNAIHYDKKPAEIKPRNGRNGNYRKQAGV, encoded by the coding sequence ATGACTGAACAGAACAAATCCGACTTTATCCATCTCCATGTCCACACCCAGTACAGTCTGCTTGACGGTGCAATCCGCTTCGGCGATCTCATGGCAAAATGCAAGGAATACGGCATGGACACCGTGACCCTCACCGATCACGGCGCAATGTTCGGAGCCCTTGAGTTTTATGTCAAGGCCAAAAAAGAAGGACTTAAACCGATCATTGGCTGCGAATTCTATATCGCCCCTAAAAACCGCTTTGACCGCAATGCGAAGAATTCCGGCACCGCAGCGTATCATATCGTGCTTCTGGCAATGAACAAAACCGGGTATCAGAATCTCATGAAGCTTGCCAGTCTCGCCCAGCTTGAGGGATTTTATTATAAACCGCGGATAGATAAGGAAATCCTCGAAAAATACAGCGACGGCCTTATCGCGCTCACCGCCTGCCTGCATGGTGAAGTCGCCTATCTGCTTGCCAAGGAAAATGATATGGCTGCAGCAAAAGAAGCAGCCATAAGCCTCAAAAATATCTTCGGCGACCGGCTCTATCTCGAGTTGCAGGAAAACGGCATTCCCGAACAGAAAATCGCCAACCAGGGCCTCAAGACATTATCCCAAGAGCTCGACATCAAACTCGTTGCCACCAATGACTGTCATTATCTCAATCGCCAGGAATCCCATGCCCACGAGGTGCTGCTCTGCATCCAGACCGGCAAAACAATTCATGATGCCAACCGGTTCCGTTTCTCAACCGATGAACTCTACTTCAAGTCGCCCGATGAGATGAAACGCGCCTTTGCTGAAAATCCCGAGGCAATCGCCACCACTATTGAAATTGCTGATCGCTGTAACATCGAGCTTGAATTCGGCGACCACCATTTCCCTAAATTTCCGCTGCCGGAAGGAGAAACCCTTGACTCCATGTTCGACCGGCAATCCAGAGAAGGCCTGGAAGAACGTATTATTGAAATCCGTGAAAAACAGGGGTTGAGCCCTGAACAGGAAAAGGTCTACAGCGAACGGCTGGATATGGAAATCAAAGTCATCAAGACCATGGGTTTCCCGGGATATTTTCTGATTGTTTCCGACTTTATCAACTGGTCCAAGGATAATAAAATCCCGGTGGGACCCGGGCGTGGTTCCGGCGCAGGCAGCCTGGTTGCCTACAGCATGGGGATCACCGACATCGACCCCATCGAGTACGGCCTGATATTCGAACGTTTCCTGAATATCGAACGAAAGAGCATGCCGGATTTTGATATCGATTTCTGCATGGAGCGGCGCGGGGAGGTGCTTGAATATGTTCAGCGAAAATATGGCGGCGCCGACCATGTCGCCCAGATTATCACTTACGGCTCCATGAAAGCCCGCGGCGTAATCCGTGATGTCGGCCGCGCCCTGGGCATTCCCTATGTCGATGTCGACCGCATTGCAAAACTGATCCCGGACCAGTTGAAAATCACCATCAAAGAAGCCATTGAGCAGGAACCGCGCCTGAAAGACGCCCAGAAACACGATCCCCAGATGGGCGAACTGCTCTCCGTTGCCATGGTTCTTGAAGGTCTGCCACGTCACACCTCAACCCATGCAGCCGGCGTGGTCATTTCCCCTGAGCCCATGGTGGAGTATCTGCCGCTCTGTAAGGGGCCAAAGGGCGAAATCCTCACCCAGTACGACATGAAATACACCGAGATGACCGGGCTGATCAAATTCGACTTTCTGGGACTCAAAACCCTTACGGTGATCGACCGCGCCCTGAAACTCATCCAGTCCGATATCAAGCGGGAGCTGGACATCAGTAAAATCCCGATGAATGATGCCAAGACTTTCGACCTGCTCTGCAAGGGTGATGCCCTGGGGGTGTTCCAGCTTGAAAGTGCCGGGATGCGGGCGCTGCTGATGAATATGAAGCCCGAGCTGTTTACCGACCTCATCGCCCTGGTGGCGTTGTACCGTCCCGGCCCCCTGGAAAGCGGCATGGTGGATCAATTCGTCAATACCAAACACGGCAAGCAGGTGGCGGTCTACCCGCTGCCGCAACTGGAATCCATCCTCAAAGAAACCTACGGGGTCATAGTCTACCAGGAACAGGTAATGAAGATTGCCAATGTTCTTGCAAGTTATACCCTGGGCGATGCGGATATGCTGCGCCGCGCCATGGGCAAGAAAATCCCCGAGGTGATGAATGCGGAAAAAGGCAAGTTCATGGCCGGGGCGGAAAAAAATAAAATCCCCAAGGACAAGGCGGAGTCTATCTTTGACCTGATGGCAAAATTCGCCGGGTACGGATTCAATAAATCCCACAGCGCCGCATACGCGCTGATCGCCTACCAGACCGCTTATCTTAAGGCCCATTATCCGGCGCAGTTCATGGCGGCACTCCTGTCCTGCGACATGAACAACACCGACAAGGTTGTGGTGTATATCAGTGAATGCAAGGATCACGATATTGAGGTGCTGCCCCCGGATATCAACGAGTCGGATCAGGATTTCACCGTTATCAACGATCGGGTCAGGTTCGGACTCGCAGCGGTGAAGAACGTCGGCGGTGCCGCCCTTGATTCGATCATCGAAGAAAGAAAAAAAGACGGCCCGTTTCGATCATTGGAAGAATTCTGTTCCCGGGTGGATTCAAGAAGGGTCAACCGGCGGGTCATCGAAAGCCTGATCAAGGCCGGCGCCTTTGACTCACTGTATATCAAGCGCTCACAGCTCTACGCTATCCTCGACCAGGCCCTGGACCAGGCCCAGGCAGCCCAGCGGGACAAGCTGAGCGGTCAGAAATCTCTTTTCGGGCTTCTTCCTGCGGATGGAATTGCCAAAACCGCCAGTATCAATCTGCCGGATATTCCTGAATGGTCCGACCGGGATAAACTCAATTTTGAAAAGGAAACCGTGGGTTTTTATATTACCGGCCATCCTCTGGACAATTACCGCAACGAGATCAAGCAGGTTGCCGACAGCGACATCCCGGGGCTGGCCAACCTGCATGATAACACGCCGGTGCGGGTGGGCGGCTTGATCAAGACCGTCAAAGACCACAAGAGCAAGAAGGGCGACGCCATGGCCTTTATCACCCTTGAAGACACCATGGGTACCCTTGAGGTTGTGGTTTTCCCGGAAACCTATGCGCAGTGCGCCCATCTGCTGAGCAGCACTGAACCGGTCATTGTCCAGGGTACTCTCAAAGATGATGAAAGGGGCCTGAAAATCATTGCCGACAGCATCGATCTGCTTCCCGAAGCACGGGTCAAATACACCGCAAATATCCGCCTGCTCCTGCAAACCGACAAAATAAGTCGCCGGAAACTTGAGGAGATCAAGAAGATTATCCTGCATAATCACGGCCCCTGTCCTTTTTCCCTGACCCTGCATTTTGCCGACCGCGGTGAAGTCGACATCGAAATGCCAGGTGATTTTACAGTGAGGCCCTGCACAGAATTTGCCACCGGGATGAAAAAACTCCTGGGCTATAACGCCATCCATTATGATAAGAAACCCGCTGAAATAAAACCGAGAAACGGCCGCAACGGCAATTACAGAAAACAGGCTGGTGTCTGA
- a CDS encoding sugar phosphate isomerase/epimerase, giving the protein MSAYSHITSKCFVNAPYAQLETGLLELILGNRLQPEIGLEGDVLYTRTLADFTQTAQILKDNSLSCTLHAPFLDLAPGATDKFIRTATREKLRKAFELIPIFQPKSIVCHLGYEHDKHHFKEDEWFGLALETWQELVDHAANHQTPVMLENTFEKTPAQHRKIFEALDSPYARFCLDVGHVMSFAKNTWQDWLPELAPWLGQLHLHDNDGISDRHLGIGKGVFDFKGLFVFIQENNLLPIITLEPHEEAGLWESLEALERMEFFT; this is encoded by the coding sequence ATGTCAGCCTATTCTCACATAACATCGAAATGTTTCGTCAATGCCCCATACGCCCAACTTGAAACCGGGTTACTAGAACTTATCCTTGGTAACCGGCTGCAACCGGAAATCGGCCTTGAGGGAGACGTCCTGTATACCCGCACCCTTGCCGATTTCACCCAAACCGCGCAGATCCTCAAAGACAACAGCCTTTCATGTACACTGCATGCGCCTTTTCTGGACCTTGCGCCCGGCGCTACTGATAAGTTCATCCGGACCGCCACCCGGGAGAAACTCAGGAAAGCCTTTGAACTTATCCCGATCTTTCAACCGAAATCCATTGTCTGTCATCTGGGATACGAGCACGATAAGCACCACTTCAAAGAGGACGAATGGTTCGGCCTGGCCCTGGAAACCTGGCAGGAGTTGGTGGATCATGCCGCAAATCACCAGACGCCGGTGATGCTTGAAAACACCTTTGAAAAAACGCCGGCGCAACACAGAAAAATTTTTGAAGCCCTTGATTCGCCCTATGCCCGATTCTGTCTTGATGTGGGGCATGTCATGTCCTTTGCAAAAAATACCTGGCAGGACTGGCTTCCCGAACTTGCCCCCTGGCTCGGGCAGCTGCATCTCCATGATAATGACGGTATTTCCGACAGACATCTGGGCATCGGCAAAGGGGTGTTCGACTTCAAGGGACTTTTTGTCTTTATTCAGGAGAATAATCTCTTGCCGATCATAACCCTTGAACCCCATGAAGAAGCCGGTCTATGGGAAAGCCTCGAGGCCCTTGAGCGGATGGAATTTTTCACATAG